The following are encoded in a window of Lactobacillus acidophilus genomic DNA:
- the rpsP gene encoding 30S ribosomal protein S16 has translation MSVKIRMHRAGAKRKPFYRIVVADSRMPRDGRFIEQVGYYNPVSQPKELKLDEDKIFEWLQKGAQPSDTVRSLLSGAGLMAKLHDAKYNK, from the coding sequence ATGTCAGTTAAAATTCGTATGCACCGTGCTGGTGCCAAGAGAAAGCCGTTCTACAGAATCGTTGTTGCAGACTCACGTATGCCACGTGACGGTCGTTTCATCGAACAAGTTGGTTACTACAACCCAGTTTCACAACCAAAGGAATTGAAGCTTGACGAAGACAAGATCTTTGAATGGTTACAAAAGGGTGCACAACCTTCAGACACTGTTAGATCACTTCTTTCAGGTGCTGGCTTGATGGCTAAGTTGCACGATGCAAAATACAACAAATAA
- the rimM gene encoding ribosome maturation factor RimM (Essential for efficient processing of 16S rRNA): MQYFDVARILTTHGLHGEVKVNVITDFPEDRFAEGMQLELKDDIDRVLTIKKSRPFKQFWLLQFDEITDIDEAEKLRGKILVISEKDRGELPDGVYYYKDIFDCGVIDNETGKRLGKITDIQSPGANDIWLVHEDNGKEYWIPNIADVVKKIDIADKKVYVELMEGLRDED; the protein is encoded by the coding sequence ATGCAGTACTTTGATGTTGCACGAATTTTGACTACACATGGATTACATGGAGAAGTTAAAGTAAATGTGATTACGGATTTTCCAGAAGATAGATTTGCTGAGGGGATGCAACTAGAATTAAAAGATGATATTGATCGAGTTTTAACAATAAAAAAGAGTAGACCATTTAAGCAATTTTGGCTACTTCAATTTGATGAAATAACTGATATTGATGAAGCTGAAAAATTACGTGGAAAAATTTTAGTAATTAGTGAAAAAGATCGTGGTGAATTACCAGATGGAGTTTACTATTACAAGGATATTTTTGATTGTGGTGTAATAGACAATGAGACTGGTAAAAGATTAGGTAAAATAACTGATATTCAATCACCTGGTGCTAACGATATTTGGCTTGTGCATGAAGACAATGGTAAAGAATATTGGATTCCTAATATTGCTGATGTTGTAAAGAAAATAGATATTGCTGATAAAAAGGTATATGTTGAATTGATGGAGGGATTGCGAGATGAAGATTAA
- the ftsY gene encoding signal recognition particle-docking protein FtsY has product MGLFDRIKKSLFGKNDEEEKKDEEKQSQEQEDIEETTDMENDSSNVEDSEKVDNDTQDSEKIEETEENTSDESSVEEEISENDKITEDADNSQETVTEEVVDEVQSEEEPEQELEPEKENDSQEELYEKGLEKTNKGFGARLNAFFAKFRTVDEDFFDDLEDLLIESDVGYETAEQLTEELREEAKLQNAKSRDELKQVIVEKLVDLYDKGGNNKDEKLEYNSDDKPNVYLFVGVNGAGKTTTIGKLAKRFKDEGKSVILAAADTFRAGAVEQLVEWGKRVDVPVVTGKEKADPASVVYDATERAIKEKVDYLLVDTAGRLQNKKNLMAELEKIQRTIQKLLPDQPTETLLVLDGSTGQNALLQAKDFDKTTKLTGLVLTKLDGSSKGGVVLAIRNEMNLPVKLVGLGEKPEDLADFDAANYAIGLFHGLV; this is encoded by the coding sequence TTGGGTTTATTTGATCGAATTAAAAAATCTCTTTTCGGTAAAAATGATGAAGAAGAGAAAAAAGATGAAGAAAAACAAAGTCAAGAACAGGAAGATATAGAAGAAACAACTGATATGGAAAATGACTCTTCTAATGTTGAAGATTCAGAAAAAGTAGATAATGATACTCAAGATTCGGAAAAAATAGAAGAAACTGAAGAAAACACTTCTGATGAATCATCGGTTGAAGAAGAAATTAGTGAAAATGATAAAATAACTGAAGATGCTGATAATTCTCAAGAAACAGTTACTGAAGAGGTTGTGGATGAAGTACAATCTGAGGAAGAACCAGAACAAGAATTAGAGCCCGAAAAGGAAAATGATTCTCAAGAAGAACTTTATGAAAAGGGGCTTGAAAAGACCAATAAAGGTTTTGGTGCAAGACTGAATGCATTTTTTGCTAAATTTAGAACAGTCGATGAAGACTTCTTTGATGATTTGGAAGATTTGTTAATTGAATCAGATGTTGGTTATGAAACAGCAGAGCAATTGACTGAAGAACTTCGTGAAGAAGCAAAATTGCAAAATGCTAAGTCACGTGATGAATTAAAACAAGTTATTGTTGAAAAATTGGTCGATCTTTATGATAAGGGTGGCAATAATAAAGATGAAAAACTAGAATATAATTCGGATGATAAGCCAAATGTTTACTTATTTGTTGGAGTTAATGGTGCTGGCAAGACTACAACAATTGGTAAATTAGCTAAAAGATTTAAAGATGAAGGCAAATCAGTTATTTTAGCTGCTGCTGATACTTTTAGAGCTGGTGCCGTTGAACAATTAGTTGAATGGGGTAAGCGAGTAGATGTACCAGTTGTAACAGGTAAAGAAAAGGCTGACCCAGCTTCAGTTGTGTATGATGCTACAGAACGGGCTATTAAAGAAAAAGTAGACTATCTTTTGGTAGATACTGCTGGTCGTCTTCAAAATAAGAAAAATTTAATGGCTGAGCTAGAAAAAATTCAAAGAACTATCCAAAAGTTATTACCAGATCAACCAACTGAGACTTTATTGGTACTTGATGGCTCAACTGGACAAAATGCCCTTTTGCAAGCTAAAGATTTTGATAAAACTACTAAATTGACTGGTTTAGTTTTAACTAAATTAGATGGATCATCAAAAGGTGGGGTAGTATTAGCTATTCGTAATGAAATGAATTTACCAGTTAAGTTAGTTGGCTTGGGTGAAAAACCAGAAGATTTGGCAGACTTTGATGCGGCAAATTATGCAATTGGTCTTTTCCATGGCTTAGTCTAG
- a CDS encoding MarR family winged helix-turn-helix transcriptional regulator produces the protein MTGNTIGSFFTKISNEVEKQMDDDLKSFGIDANELEFLIELNHHKHGKNFDKLAKELHVTDDKVKEIAKKLVTKDLITVADDVVTETEKGSELCKKVEKHRLETDHTITGMLSKEEILGLVNVLKKMLKKDETKD, from the coding sequence ATGACAGGAAATACAATTGGTTCATTTTTTACCAAGATTAGTAATGAAGTTGAAAAGCAAATGGATGATGATTTAAAGAGTTTTGGCATTGATGCTAATGAATTGGAATTTTTAATTGAGTTAAATCATCATAAGCATGGGAAAAATTTTGATAAACTTGCTAAGGAACTTCATGTAACAGATGACAAAGTCAAAGAAATAGCTAAAAAGTTAGTTACTAAGGACTTAATTACCGTAGCAGATGATGTAGTTACTGAAACTGAAAAAGGCTCAGAACTATGTAAAAAGGTGGAAAAGCATCGTTTAGAAACTGATCATACAATTACAGGGATGCTGAGCAAAGAAGAAATATTAGGTTTGGTTAATGTTTTAAAGAAAATGCTAAAAAAAGACGAAACTAAAGATTAA
- the ylxM gene encoding YlxM family DNA-binding protein produces MDELTKNEELGDLYAYYGSLLTKGQQSYFEDYYYNDLSLGEIAINHHVSRQAVYDNLKRSSKSLQNYEEKLHMRKDNNYIENILTSVLSSLNNNDDKAAKNEITNLLNKLRGE; encoded by the coding sequence ATGGATGAATTGACAAAAAATGAAGAGCTTGGAGATTTATATGCATATTACGGCTCTTTGCTTACTAAGGGACAACAATCTTATTTTGAAGATTATTATTATAATGATTTATCTTTAGGAGAAATTGCTATTAATCATCATGTATCACGTCAGGCCGTTTATGATAATCTAAAGCGATCAAGTAAAAGTTTACAAAACTATGAAGAAAAACTTCATATGCGTAAAGATAATAATTATATTGAAAATATTTTAACTAGTGTGCTATCGTCATTGAATAATAACGACGATAAAGCTGCTAAAAATGAAATAACGAATTTATTAAATAAATTGAGGGGAGAGTAA
- the ffh gene encoding signal recognition particle protein has translation MAFENLSERIQKALKNLTGKGKVSEEDINKASREIRLALLEADVNFKVVKDFIKTIKKEALGKEVQESLNPGQQVIKIVNEELTKMMGEEAVPLNKSKHIPTIIMMVGLQGTGKTTTVGKLAYHLQKTQKARPLLIAGDIYRPAAVDQLKQIGEQLKVPVFSENGEKDVAKIVQDGLAEADKNKNDYVLIDTAGRLEIDEPLMEELERVKKVADPDNILLVVDAMTGQAATDVAKGFDERLDVTGVILTKLDGDTRGGAALSIRAVTGKPILFTGQGEKLSDLDVFHPDRMASRILGMGDMLSLIERAQQDYDAKEAQKVAEKMRENTFDFNDFVDQLQQVQKMGPLDQIMKMIPGLANNPQLKNLSVDQKQIDHTEAIVYSMTEEERENPDILNPSRRRRIAAGSGRPVVEVNRMIKQFKQMREMMSKVTKGNMKGLSNLPGMDSPMAKMAMRRLNKNFKKNKKKRLRKVKRYHS, from the coding sequence ATGGCTTTTGAAAATTTAAGTGAAAGAATTCAAAAAGCATTAAAAAATTTAACTGGTAAAGGTAAGGTTTCAGAAGAAGATATTAATAAGGCTAGTCGTGAAATCAGATTAGCTCTTCTTGAAGCCGATGTTAACTTTAAAGTTGTTAAGGACTTCATTAAAACAATTAAGAAAGAGGCACTTGGTAAGGAAGTTCAAGAAAGTCTTAATCCAGGTCAACAAGTAATTAAAATTGTTAATGAAGAGTTGACTAAGATGATGGGGGAAGAAGCAGTCCCTCTTAATAAATCCAAGCATATTCCTACTATTATCATGATGGTAGGTTTGCAAGGTACCGGTAAGACTACTACAGTAGGTAAACTTGCATATCATCTACAAAAGACGCAGAAAGCTCGTCCTCTTTTAATTGCTGGGGATATTTACCGTCCGGCTGCCGTTGACCAACTAAAACAAATCGGTGAGCAATTAAAAGTGCCAGTCTTTAGTGAAAATGGAGAAAAAGATGTTGCTAAAATTGTTCAAGATGGTTTAGCAGAGGCCGATAAGAACAAAAATGATTATGTATTAATCGATACAGCCGGTCGTCTTGAAATTGACGAGCCATTAATGGAAGAGCTGGAACGTGTAAAGAAAGTAGCGGATCCTGACAATATTTTACTTGTTGTTGATGCTATGACAGGTCAAGCAGCAACCGATGTAGCTAAAGGTTTTGATGAGAGATTAGATGTTACCGGTGTTATCTTGACTAAGCTTGATGGTGATACTCGTGGTGGTGCTGCACTTTCAATTCGTGCTGTAACTGGTAAGCCAATCCTATTTACAGGACAAGGTGAAAAGTTAAGTGACTTGGATGTTTTCCACCCAGATCGAATGGCTTCAAGAATCTTGGGTATGGGTGATATGCTTTCCTTAATCGAAAGAGCACAACAAGATTATGATGCTAAAGAAGCTCAAAAAGTTGCGGAAAAGATGCGTGAAAACACCTTTGACTTTAATGACTTCGTTGATCAATTACAACAAGTTCAAAAGATGGGACCATTAGACCAAATTATGAAAATGATTCCAGGGCTTGCTAATAATCCTCAACTTAAAAACTTAAGTGTTGATCAAAAGCAAATTGATCATACTGAAGCAATTGTTTATTCAATGACAGAAGAAGAACGTGAGAATCCAGATATTTTAAATCCAAGTCGTCGAAGAAGAATTGCTGCAGGTTCAGGTCGTCCAGTTGTTGAAGTAAACAGAATGATCAAGCAATTTAAACAAATGCGCGAAATGATGAGCAAAGTTACTAAGGGGAATATGAAAGGCTTAAGTAACTTGCCAGGAATGGATTCACCAATGGCTAAAATGGCTATGCGCCGGTTAAATAAGAACTTTAAGAAGAATAAGAAGAAGCGATTGCGTAAGGTTAAGAGATATCATTCATAA
- a CDS encoding APC family permease, translating to MNLWQKMNKKEDPRVYENKDGHLVRSLKVKDFLALGVGTIVSASIFTLPGEVAALHTGPAVAISFILAAVAAGLVAFAYAEMAAAMPFAGSAYSWINVVFGEFWGWVAGWALLAEYFIALAFVGSGLSANFRALIAPLGIKLPAALSNAFGTNGGVIDIISLISILLVALLISHGVSRAARVENALVVLKVLAILFFIVVGLTAIKGSNFVPFIPKYRPTAHGPFGGWQGIYAGVSMIFLSYIGFDSIAANSAEAINPQKTMPRGILGSLAIAVTLFVGVSLVLIGIMPYQKYANSAEPVGLALRYAGHPIVAIVVQTIAVLGMFTALIGMSMAGSRLIYSFGRDGMLPKWLGKLNADRRPNNALWTLTVIGILLGAFFPFSMLSQLVSAGTLIAFMFVSLGIYKLRPREGKDIDDPSFKMPFYPVLPALGFLAALVVFLGLDYQAKLYAGIWFILGLLIYLGYGVHHSVLNNKK from the coding sequence GTGAATCTTTGGCAAAAAATGAACAAGAAAGAAGATCCACGCGTCTATGAAAATAAAGATGGACACCTGGTTCGCTCATTGAAAGTTAAGGACTTTTTAGCCTTAGGTGTTGGAACAATAGTTTCTGCTTCTATCTTTACTTTACCTGGTGAAGTAGCAGCATTGCACACCGGTCCAGCTGTGGCAATTTCATTTATTTTAGCAGCTGTCGCAGCCGGACTTGTTGCATTTGCATACGCAGAAATGGCTGCTGCAATGCCCTTTGCGGGATCTGCTTATTCATGGATTAATGTGGTTTTCGGTGAATTCTGGGGCTGGGTTGCCGGATGGGCGCTTCTAGCAGAATACTTTATTGCTCTAGCCTTTGTAGGATCCGGGCTTTCGGCTAACTTTAGAGCTTTAATTGCTCCATTAGGAATAAAATTACCTGCAGCCTTATCCAATGCATTTGGAACTAACGGTGGGGTTATTGATATCATTTCACTTATATCAATTCTGTTAGTTGCTCTTTTAATCAGTCACGGTGTTTCAAGAGCAGCGCGCGTTGAAAATGCATTAGTTGTATTAAAAGTTTTAGCAATTTTATTTTTTATCGTTGTTGGTTTAACCGCAATTAAGGGTTCTAATTTTGTCCCATTTATTCCTAAGTATCGTCCAACTGCTCACGGACCTTTTGGTGGTTGGCAAGGGATATATGCTGGTGTATCAATGATTTTCTTATCCTACATCGGTTTTGATTCAATTGCTGCTAACTCAGCCGAAGCAATTAATCCCCAAAAGACTATGCCACGCGGTATCTTAGGCTCACTTGCCATTGCAGTTACATTATTTGTTGGCGTTAGTCTTGTATTAATTGGTATCATGCCATATCAAAAATATGCTAACTCAGCTGAGCCTGTTGGTTTAGCTCTTCGTTATGCAGGACATCCTATTGTAGCTATTGTTGTTCAAACTATTGCTGTTCTTGGAATGTTCACTGCCTTAATCGGAATGAGTATGGCAGGTTCAAGATTGATTTATTCATTTGGTCGAGATGGTATGCTTCCTAAATGGCTAGGTAAATTAAATGCTGATCGTCGTCCTAACAATGCTTTATGGACTTTAACAGTTATTGGTATCTTACTTGGGGCATTCTTCCCATTCTCTATGCTGTCTCAATTAGTTTCAGCAGGTACCCTTATCGCATTTATGTTCGTATCACTGGGAATTTATAAATTACGTCCTCGTGAAGGTAAAGACATTGATGATCCTTCATTTAAGATGCCATTTTATCCAGTATTACCAGCATTAGGTTTCTTAGCCGCATTAGTCGTATTCTTGGGATTAGATTATCAAGCCAAACTTTATGCCGGTATCTGGTTTATTCTAGGATTGCTTATTTACTTAGGATATGGTGTACACCACTCTGTTTTAAACAATAAAAAATGA
- the smc gene encoding chromosome segregation protein SMC — MPLTELVLDGFKSFADKTVIHFNKGITGIVGPNGSGKSNITEAIRWVMGESSAKSLRGTNMKDVIFAGSQYRKPMNKAEVTLIFDNKNRELAFETDQVSVTRRILRSGDSEFLINNQQVRMRDVRTLFLDSGISPNSLAIISQGRVDQILNSRPEQRRIIFEEAAGVLHFKQQKEEAQNQLKKTQDNLIRINDLVKELESRLEPLNEQSSLAKEYKFQKSGLDKKLKSLLAFEIENINQQREDIQKSADKNKILLAKLDDEVKDSQAAVTQKRAEYKKLRDERDHTQNKLLKLSKDLSELNASLQMAEQSRQFDDATKEEYKNQVKQLKQNLVQLKADLDELKKEKKKLQDEQDVLKIERGQLTGELNEDPEELNKKLDDIRNNYMQLLQDQATTNNQIVNLNSDLRRSQADTTYQTGDVSKQLTDAQKQLEQLRIEGKKLTDKRQKEQNAIVRINKQNNQLNTELTNLRQVVNAERNELEKVEARHEALVNIQKRHEGYYYGVRNVLNHLNDFAGVIGAVGELITFPAELEAAMTTALGGGVQDLITESRISARNAINKLKQNHGGRATFLPLDGLRQYGIPQSTVTTLKSYDGFRGIASDLVESKTDQDITAAINYLLGSVVIVDTIDTAMSVAQRVNRYRIVTLDGDVISPGGSMTGGQRNQRSNSPLQTATEINQLEKQIKTLKQNLNEDQDKLENLVDQSNKVNAELQDLQDALRETSQAINEAAISFQGQEKEVKRLLDANTLYKSRIKDRNDRIELLKKQIKEANDKQMLLTKQGEEQKAKMNDLQDKIKNFNNLSQRIQDELSKLDPKIAVYTNKLENLSSQENEKNHQIDNSEKQIEDLTAKLTILAQNDENSMNQTANLEKQKSTIEQKNNELQARLNDLSSQLGQFDAQINQLDQVASRNYDLRKDAAIEQEDYSVKIAKFNSSINQRLETLRDDYSLTFEAAIAQAEGENNEETRNELAKSVKLHRMSIEDIGPVNLDSIQEYEDVKQRYDFLNGQQNDLLKARDDLEKSMTELDDEVKTRFKHTFDTIAESFQKIFPVVFGGGKAKLELTEPDNLLETGIEIIAQPPGKKLQRLSLLSGGERALTAITLLFAMLQVNPVPFCVLDEVEAALDDANVARFAEFLLKYDMKTKFIVITHRRGTMRQADQLYGVVMQESGVSQVVSVSLKEMKDKHEVN, encoded by the coding sequence GTGCCATTAACAGAATTAGTGCTAGATGGATTTAAATCATTCGCTGATAAAACAGTTATTCATTTTAATAAAGGAATAACTGGTATTGTAGGACCAAACGGAAGTGGTAAAAGTAACATTACAGAAGCTATTCGCTGGGTAATGGGTGAATCAAGTGCTAAATCACTTCGTGGAACTAACATGAAAGACGTTATTTTTGCCGGAAGTCAATATAGAAAACCAATGAACAAGGCAGAAGTAACCCTTATCTTTGATAATAAAAATCGTGAGCTTGCTTTTGAAACCGATCAAGTTTCTGTAACTAGAAGAATTTTACGTTCGGGAGATAGTGAATTTTTAATAAATAATCAGCAAGTACGTATGCGAGATGTTCGTACTCTTTTCCTAGATTCAGGAATTTCGCCAAATAGCTTGGCAATTATTTCACAAGGACGGGTCGATCAAATATTAAATTCACGTCCGGAACAAAGAAGGATCATCTTTGAAGAAGCTGCGGGTGTTTTACATTTTAAACAACAAAAAGAAGAAGCGCAGAATCAGCTTAAAAAGACCCAAGATAATTTAATTAGAATTAATGACTTGGTTAAAGAACTTGAATCGCGATTAGAACCACTTAATGAACAAAGTTCGTTAGCAAAAGAATATAAATTTCAAAAGTCTGGTTTAGATAAGAAACTTAAAAGTTTATTGGCATTTGAAATTGAGAATATTAATCAACAAAGAGAAGATATTCAAAAGTCTGCTGATAAAAATAAGATTCTCTTGGCTAAACTAGATGATGAGGTTAAAGATTCTCAAGCTGCAGTCACTCAAAAAAGAGCCGAATATAAAAAATTACGTGATGAGAGAGATCATACACAAAATAAATTGTTGAAATTGAGTAAGGACCTCTCAGAATTGAACGCTAGTTTGCAAATGGCGGAGCAATCACGTCAGTTTGATGATGCTACTAAGGAAGAATATAAAAATCAAGTTAAGCAGTTAAAGCAAAATTTAGTTCAACTAAAAGCCGATTTAGATGAATTGAAAAAAGAAAAGAAAAAGCTTCAAGATGAACAAGATGTTCTAAAAATTGAACGTGGACAACTTACTGGTGAACTGAATGAGGATCCTGAAGAATTAAATAAAAAGTTGGATGATATTCGAAACAACTACATGCAACTACTTCAAGATCAAGCTACAACAAATAACCAAATTGTTAATTTAAATTCGGATCTAAGAAGAAGTCAGGCAGATACAACTTATCAAACTGGTGATGTTTCTAAGCAATTGACTGACGCACAAAAGCAGTTAGAACAACTTCGGATAGAAGGTAAAAAATTAACTGACAAGCGTCAAAAAGAACAGAACGCTATAGTTAGAATAAATAAACAAAATAATCAGCTAAATACAGAATTGACTAATCTTCGTCAAGTAGTTAATGCAGAACGTAATGAACTTGAAAAGGTTGAAGCTCGTCATGAAGCTTTAGTAAATATCCAAAAAAGACATGAAGGCTATTACTACGGCGTTCGTAATGTGTTAAATCATCTGAATGACTTTGCAGGTGTAATTGGTGCAGTGGGTGAATTAATTACATTTCCGGCTGAACTTGAAGCTGCAATGACTACTGCATTAGGTGGTGGGGTTCAAGACTTGATCACTGAAAGTAGAATTAGTGCTAGAAATGCAATTAATAAACTGAAGCAAAATCATGGTGGTCGTGCTACATTTTTACCATTAGATGGTTTGCGGCAATACGGAATTCCTCAATCAACTGTTACTACTTTAAAGTCTTATGATGGTTTTAGAGGAATAGCCAGTGATTTGGTGGAGAGTAAAACTGACCAAGATATTACTGCGGCAATAAATTATTTATTGGGAAGCGTTGTTATTGTAGATACAATAGATACTGCAATGTCAGTTGCTCAACGAGTAAATCGTTATAGAATAGTTACGCTTGATGGGGATGTTATTTCACCCGGTGGTTCAATGACCGGTGGACAAAGAAATCAGCGTAGTAATTCACCATTGCAGACTGCGACTGAAATCAATCAGCTTGAAAAACAAATTAAAACTTTAAAGCAAAATCTTAATGAAGATCAAGATAAACTTGAAAATCTAGTTGATCAAAGTAATAAAGTAAATGCTGAATTACAAGACCTTCAAGATGCTTTACGTGAGACCAGTCAAGCAATTAATGAGGCAGCAATTTCTTTCCAAGGACAAGAAAAAGAAGTTAAGCGACTGCTGGATGCTAACACTTTGTATAAATCACGAATTAAAGATCGAAATGATCGAATTGAATTATTAAAGAAGCAAATCAAGGAAGCTAATGATAAACAAATGCTTTTGACTAAGCAAGGTGAAGAGCAAAAAGCAAAAATGAATGATTTGCAGGATAAGATTAAGAACTTTAATAATTTAAGCCAGCGTATTCAAGATGAACTGTCTAAATTAGATCCTAAGATTGCGGTTTATACTAATAAACTTGAAAATTTATCTAGTCAAGAAAATGAAAAAAATCATCAAATTGATAATAGTGAAAAGCAGATTGAAGATTTAACAGCCAAGTTGACTATTTTGGCGCAAAACGATGAAAATTCAATGAATCAAACTGCTAACTTAGAAAAACAGAAATCCACGATTGAACAAAAAAATAATGAATTGCAAGCTAGACTTAACGATCTAAGTTCGCAATTAGGCCAATTTGACGCACAAATTAATCAATTAGACCAAGTAGCCAGTCGAAATTATGATTTACGTAAAGATGCTGCTATTGAGCAAGAAGACTATTCAGTTAAAATAGCTAAATTTAATAGTTCAATTAATCAAAGACTTGAAACTTTACGTGATGATTATTCTTTAACTTTTGAAGCAGCTATTGCTCAAGCTGAAGGTGAAAATAATGAAGAGACTCGTAATGAGTTAGCTAAAAGCGTAAAATTACATCGGATGTCAATCGAAGATATAGGTCCCGTGAATTTAGATTCGATTCAAGAATATGAAGATGTAAAACAGCGATATGACTTTTTGAATGGTCAACAAAATGATTTGCTTAAGGCACGTGATGATCTTGAAAAGTCAATGACTGAACTTGACGATGAAGTTAAAACACGTTTTAAGCATACTTTTGATACCATTGCTGAAAGTTTTCAAAAGATTTTTCCAGTGGTATTCGGTGGTGGTAAGGCTAAACTGGAATTAACTGAACCAGATAATTTACTTGAAACAGGAATTGAAATTATTGCTCAGCCACCTGGTAAGAAGTTACAACGATTAAGTTTGCTTTCTGGTGGTGAACGTGCATTAACTGCAATTACTTTGTTATTTGCGATGCTTCAAGTAAATCCTGTACCATTCTGTGTGCTAGATGAGGTAGAAGCTGCACTTGATGATGCCAATGTTGCACGTTTTGCGGAATTTTTGCTTAAATATGATATGAAGACAAAGTTTATTGTCATAACACATAGAAGAGGAACTATGCGACAAGCTGATCAACTATATGGTGTGGTCATGCAAGAATCTGGTGTTTCTCAAGTAGTGTCAGTATCCTTAAAAGAAATGAAAGATAAACATGAGGTGAACTAA
- a CDS encoding C69 family dipeptidase, which produces MKEYSACTTILVGKNASIDGTTMIARNDDTFRPITPQKFIIEPARHGEKKHIKSWLNKFEMDLPEDAQRVPAVPNVDYKHRGYYDESGINQENVAMSCTESTYGNERTLAFDPLVKDGLDEDCMQTVVLPYIHSARDGVKYLGKLIAKYGSPAGNSVLFSDKDEIWYMEIVTGHHWVAERIPDDCYAATGNRVAIEQVDFDNPEYFMWSEGIQEFVEEHHLNPDHEGWNFRHIFGTYTEQDRHYNTNRQWYIQKLFNPEIEQDPQDGDIPFIRKAAKKITKEDIEFALGSHYQDTPYDPFGKGTEEEKHRYRPIGLNRTQNAHILQIRSDVPADRAAIMWLCIGGPTFTPFIPFFANMNETDPSFNNTSMDYNMSDAWWYYKSFAALVESHYPQFVQLDTTYLTELNRYFRGRVEEIIKNSEGKSGDELTEYLTKENQKTVAHTRKETEKLWGEMMIDSINMSKLTFNMDENL; this is translated from the coding sequence ATGAAAGAATATAGTGCTTGTACTACCATCTTAGTTGGTAAAAATGCCTCAATTGATGGCACAACTATGATTGCTCGTAATGATGATACCTTCCGCCCAATTACTCCACAAAAGTTTATTATTGAGCCAGCTCGTCATGGCGAAAAGAAACATATTAAATCATGGCTTAATAAGTTTGAGATGGATCTTCCAGAAGATGCACAACGAGTTCCTGCCGTACCAAATGTTGATTATAAACATCGTGGTTACTACGATGAAAGTGGTATTAACCAAGAAAATGTTGCTATGTCATGTACTGAATCAACTTATGGTAATGAAAGAACTTTAGCATTTGATCCATTGGTTAAAGATGGATTAGATGAAGACTGTATGCAAACCGTAGTTTTGCCATACATTCATTCAGCACGTGATGGTGTTAAGTATTTAGGTAAGTTAATTGCTAAGTATGGCTCACCAGCTGGTAACTCTGTTTTGTTCAGTGATAAAGATGAAATTTGGTACATGGAAATTGTAACTGGTCACCACTGGGTAGCAGAACGTATTCCTGATGATTGCTATGCTGCAACTGGTAACCGTGTAGCTATTGAACAAGTCGATTTCGATAATCCTGAATACTTCATGTGGAGTGAAGGAATTCAAGAATTTGTTGAAGAACATCACTTGAATCCAGATCATGAAGGTTGGAATTTCCGTCATATCTTTGGTACTTACACTGAACAAGATCGCCACTACAATACTAACCGTCAATGGTATATTCAAAAGTTGTTCAACCCAGAAATTGAACAAGATCCACAAGATGGCGATATTCCATTTATTCGTAAGGCAGCTAAGAAGATTACCAAGGAAGATATTGAATTTGCCTTAGGTTCACATTATCAAGATACTCCATATGATCCATTTGGTAAGGGTACCGAAGAAGAAAAGCACCGCTACCGTCCTATTGGTTTGAACCGTACGCAAAATGCTCATATTTTACAAATAAGAAGTGATGTACCAGCAGACCGTGCAGCAATTATGTGGTTATGTATTGGTGGTCCAACGTTTACTCCATTTATCCCATTCTTTGCTAATATGAATGAAACTGATCCTTCATTTAACAATACTTCAATGGATTACAATATGAGTGATGCATGGTGGTACTACAAGTCATTTGCTGCACTTGTTGAAAGCCACTATCCACAATTTGTTCAACTTGATACTACTTATCTTACTGAACTTAATCGTTACTTCAGAGGTCGTGTTGAAGAAATTATTAAGAATTCAGAAGGTAAATCAGGCGATGAATTAACTGAATACTTAACTAAAGAAAATCAAAAGACTGTTGCTCATACTCGCAAGGAAACTGAAAAGTTATGGGGAGAAATGATGATTGATTCAATTAATATGTCTAAGTTGACTTTTAATATGGATGAAAATCTCTAA